The window GTGGTATTTTTGCAATAGGTGCAGGTTACATTGGAGCCGCCACATGCACCGGTATAGACGTGGACGAAAAGATGATCCAGCTGGCTGAAAGTAACTGCGGCAAATTGCAGTGTAGATGCACCTTCATTAAAACAGGAGTATCCTCATTGACAGGCAGTTATGATACAGTTATAATGAATCCACCATTCGGATCTGTAATAAAACATGATGATTTACCATTCATAAATAAGGCAGTTGAGATAGGCACAAGCATATACAGCATACATAACGTATCGAGCTATGAATTCATAAGTGGGATTTATGCAAAATATCTGAATATAATCAGGAAAACCAGAATATACATAAGGGTACCAATGATATACCCACATCATAAATACAGATACAGAGAAATTGAAGCTGTTCTAATATATGGAATTAAAAATTAAAAAAAATATTATATGTATTTATGATACCTATCTGCTCTCATGGCCGGGGTGGGGTAATGGACATCCTTGGGGACTGTGGATCCCCGGACCCGGGTTCGATTCCCGGTCCCGGCCCTTTATATTCAAAATAAAACATTTTTATATTTAGGCAATTATGGTTTTAAACTTAAGTTTAAGAAACTAATAAATCAATAGCAGTGAAGCCTCTATTTATAGTATTTCTCCACCAGAATAATGGAGTTCGTAGAGCGTGTTCTCTCCATCATCGATTTTTTCATATCCCATAAAATGGAAAATATCGCCTGAAAAATCATTATCGTATAGATAAATTCCATCGGAGTACGATTTTGGCCCCCTGAACGGTGCCTCCATAGAAATAAGAGATAGGCACTGCTTTAAAAATTTATAAATTCCATCAGTATCCACCGCCTCATCCATAACGCCCCCAGAATACACCATTCCCCAGACAGGGGAACCTTTGCTATACACTGTTTCTATGCCGTTGAATGACGCCATTCCAAAGTATATGTCCCTGTATTCCATAATTCCATCTCTGAAATTAAATTCATGGGATCCAGGAACGGAAGATTTTACCCCTTTACTATCAGATGCATATGTATGCTTCTTTGCACTTACTATGAAATTCAGAAGAGTGTCTGTATCCATACGCGCATATACAGGTATGGAATTTCAACTTTTTGCAGGCACTTTAAGACTTCTATTAACCGATACATTGAATTATAAAAATAATATTATGTTACATGGAAGTTAAAAGAGAGGATTTATTAAAAAACCCTGTAAAAGATACAAGGGTCGGAAAGGATACCACACTTGCAAATTTAATGGAAATGTTCGGTACCAGTGGAGGCTTTACATCAAAAAAAATCTATGAGGGGTACCAGATACTGAAGGAGGAGTTTAATTCCAATGAAACGACTTTTCTTTCATTCCCTGCAGATATTATATCCACAGGAACCAGGGGCATAATAAACCAGCTGGTGAAAAATAAGCTGGTAGATGTTATTATTACCACAAACGGCACACTTGACCATGATATTGCCAGAACATACACAGATTACTATGCCGGAACATTTAATTTTGGTGATGACAAATTAAAGGATATGAATATCAACAGGCTTGGGAATGTATTTGTCCCGGACGAAAGCTATGGAGTTATAATTGAAGACAAACTTATGCCAAT of the Ferroplasma sp. genome contains:
- a CDS encoding METTL5 family protein, which produces MPEFYNINLEQYPTDAGTAATILMEAYLDGNIDGKNVIDLGTGSGIFAIGAGYIGAATCTGIDVDEKMIQLAESNCGKLQCRCTFIKTGVSSLTGSYDTVIMNPPFGSVIKHDDLPFINKAVEIGTSIYSIHNVSSYEFISGIYAKYLNIIRKTRIYIRVPMIYPHHKYRYREIEAVLIYGIKN
- a CDS encoding DUF5680 domain-containing protein; translation: MDTDTLLNFIVSAKKHTYASDSKGVKSSVPGSHEFNFRDGIMEYRDIYFGMASFNGIETVYSKGSPVWGMVYSGGVMDEAVDTDGIYKFLKQCLSLISMEAPFRGPKSYSDGIYLYDNDFSGDIFHFMGYEKIDDGENTLYELHYSGGEIL